TGCCGGCCAAGTCGATCCGTCCCTCCACGCTTCCCCCGAACGTCGTGCCCTGACACATGTTGCATTGAGGTTGTGGTGCTGAAAGGGTCCGCCGGAATAATGTCTTCAGAGCATTTTCTCCTAATTATCTCCGAATCCGAGTCGAGAATATTAACAATGGGAAAAGTTACGGTGTAATTGAAGGCCTAAAATGGACCGATTCTCCTCCTTAGAACTCGGACTGTTTCCTTGGTGATTCTGATTCTTCAGCTCTTTGAACAGCAGTTGTTAAATGTCCACTGACCTGTTGCTATTGTTATGTGCTGTTTATCAAAGCCAGTGCCAAGAGAAATTAATGTTGCTGTTCACTTACTCTCCTTTGTTTCAAAGAAAACATCACCATTTTAACCAGGCGGTCCACAATTCACTAACTGACAgcttccttgtaaatctcctgcaCCCTTTAAAGTGGTTTCTCATCCTGTCTGATGGAGTGAGCAGAATTCCAGACTCTGTTCATTGCAACCTAACACTTCCACATGAGATTCTCGCTCCAATATTCTCTACTACATGcattaaagttgaatattgttttaaacatagaaacatagaagatgtttcgacccttcgagcctgctccgccattcaacgagatcatggctgatcttaaagttcagtaccctgtccccaccttctctccgtaacctttaatacccttatactgaagaaatagatctaattccctcttaaatagatttaatgaacctgcctccactgccctctgtggcaatgaattccacagattcaccaccctctgggtcaagaaattccccctcatctcggtcctaattggtttgcctattatcctcaaaccatggccccgggttctagattttcccatcattggaaacatcccatctgcatccattctgtccagtcctgccagaattttatatgtctctatgagatcccctctcaatcttctaaactccagtgagtacaatcccaatttgcgcaatctttcctcataagtcattcctgccattccaggtatcagtctggtgaatcgcctctgcactccctccattgcaagaacatccttccttagataaggtgaccaaaactgcacacaatactccaggtggggtctcactgtacagctgcagtaaggtatccttgttcctatactcaaaccctcttgatatgaaggtcaacataccatttgattttttaactgcctgctgtacctgcatgctcgccttcaccAACTTGCATCCCACTATCATCAGGAACTTTATTTTGTGAATTGCCAAGACCTCCCAATTTTTCTATGCTTTTTAGTATCCTCAtatcataaatatatatttttaattttattttaaagagaCAGCACAGCAGAGGGCCTTTTCAGCTCATGAAATCCCTGCCACCAAATTATACCTGATTAATCTACCAACGTCaaatgttttaaagggtgggaggaaacctgagtccCAATAGCAAAGTAAAATTGGTCAGGGGGAagaacagacagcaccagatttaaaTTAgtgtcgctgatgctgtaatagtgttgcactaaccattacactaactgttgtgtatgcactcacacaattaagacttggagacatgatgctttctcatcctttacttctattagactaacatgactactgacacacagggttatatatggaagggtgacatcatggtgtgggcgtcatgatgtccagcagaggttgggcttatacccaacacttccccaccacccacagtaaatgctgactgggccccttcgaactaataagattacatcagTTCCAGGGCttcaagtgagaattagaatacatctcatgagtaattataaaagggaaagtattttaaTAATAATCaaggcacatagtccttaaagcagtcaggtggtcttctttcacTTTCGGACCACCTTAGCATGGTTTGCTGTGCTGGTCTTTGGGACTCGTAGATAGTCGGCAGTCGAGATGGCAGCGACTGCCTGTCTTTGCTGCCCTCTGGGCTGCGTGTCACAGTTACTGGACTCCTTGGCTctgcaaccccccacccccacttggcTTGAGTGGTGGTATGGTTGGGGCAGGCCACGACAcgtctggttccacctcctccatgagGCAATTCATGGACTTTAGCTTCAGTTAATActcgtaattggtcaatgtgttgcttccacaatctgtcccccatgAGAACAGAGTATaagcaggggctcaatttttgtaagattacatCTACCACCCAAGGGTCTTTATATtttctataatcttgtaccagaactctctcgccCACTCCATTGTTCTAGGTGAGGTTTGTGGCGATTCTGTTTTTTGGCAATCAGAGACCCAGAtctttaataaaattgatatgacaTAGACATGGACCAGGCAAGTGTTATACTAAttcagggcttttattaacagactcttagccaccactatactggccagtgggaaagcatctccatttgTTACACCAGCAGGATGGagcatctctacagccatagccaatagcaagccaCTTTGTACATGAGAAGCTGTCAGTATAAtacaccccaccccacaccagCTGTGGTGTGTACACTGCACTAAACGCCTGACTATACTGGGCTACGTTGTGAGTAGAGgctgaagagaaatggataaGCTAGTAGATGCTCACAACTTGCAAGCCACCTACCCTTAACTGAACAATGTCACTATATGTGGCAAGGACTTCAATGATCACGATTGTAGACCTGTAGCCTTTTCTCTCGGACATTACGTGGGCTGGAGGTCAGGCAATGCTCTATTGAAAAGGAAGCATGAGCCATTGTAGAATCCATTTGCTATTGGTGTCACTTTTTAGCTGGAAAGAAATTCACGTTACTGACTGATCAAAAAGCTGTTGCCTGCATGTTCAACACTAACTTGAAGAGCAGGGTTAAAAACAATAAGATCATGCGTTGATGAATTGAGCTTTCTACTTATGATTACGATATACTCTATCGCCCTGGAAAATtcaatgacaccccccccccccccaagatgctCTTTCTCGCATGACCTGTGCAAGTCTGCAGCAGGACCATTTGAAAGGCCTTCATGATGAATTATATCACCCAGGGGTCACTAGATTTTATCATTATATTAAGTCCCACAATTTGCTGTACTCACTAGAAGACATCAAAAAATTGACTAGCAAGTGTccagtctgtgcggagtgtaaaccacgCTATTACAAACCTCCCACTTTTATACTGATTAAGGCGTCTAGAGCCTTCAAACGCGCCAGCTTGGATTTTAAAGAACCACTACCCTCAAACAATAAGAATGTcttccttaacatcattgatgaattcTTTTGTTTTCCCTTCGCTATACCATGTCCTGATGTTTCTGCTAGTACTGTTATTAAATGTATTGATATGATTTTCAGTTATCCAAACTTCATTCATAGTGACAGAGGGTCAGCTTTCATGAGTACAGAACTTAGGCAATACTTTCTTGAAGGGGGAATCGCCACTAGTCGTACTACAAGCTATAATTTGCAGGGTAATGGTCAGGtaatggtacaatctggaaagTTATCACTTTTGCACTGAAGTCGAAAGGTTTCCCCACCAGCTGCTGGCAAGATATACTGCCAGGGGCATTACACTCTATTTGTACACTGCTTTTTGCAGCTACCAATTAAAGTACTCACCAACGTATTTTTACTTGTCCGAGAAAAATCGAAGATTGGATCGACTTGGCTATCTGAGCCTGGAGAAGTCTtgtgaagaaaacatgttagaCAACAAATCTGACCAAATTAGACAACAAAGCAGTGttcaactgcttcatgctaaCCCGCAGTATGCTCATGttgcttttcctgatgggagaaaGGACACCGTTTCCCTTAGAGACCAGGCTTCACCTGGTCTGCAGCCTGCTAGCCCTTCCACTATTCTGACACCCTCACTGCCCTCCCCACTACGAGAAAATCAATTACTTGATTCATTGCCCAAGGAACAATACTCTCCACGTGAGAATGTTGCCtcctgctctccactcccttccacagCTGGTGCGAAAAGTCCTTCGTTAGGAGATAAACCTCCGCTCCCACCTGTGCCTTTGAGCAGATCTACTCCTATTTCTAAACCTCCCCAGAGACTATGTTATGACCATTTCTAGTCATAGACATAATTACCAAGGCTACTTACTGTTATCTCTGTTACCTGTTTTCTGGTATGTGTTCCAATTAATTCTGGTTTTGTATTATCCCACTGTAACTCTTTACCTCTGGAATTTTTAACCTGCTTGCTTTTCCAGTTTTGCTTTGGTCAgtataatattttattaaaattggtcaatttttgtggggggtgaatgtgatgatgtaatgggggggtgtattatactgactgcttctcaTGTATGGAGTTGGTTGCTATTgactatggctgtagagatgatGTACCCTACtgatataacagatggagatgctttcccactgaccagtaTAGTGGTGGCcgagagtctgttaataaaagccctctATTAGTATAACACTTGCTGCCATCCTAAGCAAAAGGTGAGACAAACCGCGTATAGCGTCAGAAACCGAACGTTGCCATGCAGCAGGTACAATGGGCCTCAATTGGCCGTTGGATACATCACAAAGTAGCGAGGCATTTGCTGGACCAAAGGGTATTTCAGTCCCAAGATGGCCGTGTAATACACAGCTTCTCTTCATCTTCCTGCTGAGCTctgccaaagctgtgtagtctaTCTGGCAACAGGCGAAAGGAGGAAAGCGATGGCAGAGCAGGATAACGTGTCAGCGAATAGATTGCTCTTCCCCGTGATGTGCTTTATTGTAGCTGTAaaactctgaaatgtaggagTGTTGTCGTGACGACCACTGATCTGGCGTCTTGGTGAAAGTCAATGGCTTGTGATCTGTGTAGACCACAAACTCTCTGGCCTCTAGGAAATAGCAAAAATCCTGTATCCCTTTCAAAAGTACTGTTCTTCTGCTCCTGTGGTTTCAAATGATGACAAAAGAAAGCTAGGGGCTTCCAGGTGCTGTTGATGAGCTGCTCCAAGACCTTACCTACTGCAGTGCCCGACCCATCCACTGTCAGAGCCGTTGGCACGTCATCCCTCGGGTGCACAGCACAGTGGCTCTTGCTAGCGCTCCTTTGGCATTCTGAATGCAGCTGCAGCATCTTCATCCCACTTCACTTCCTTGGCATATCCAGACAAGAGTTTTAAAAGCGGCTGCATAACTTTGGCTGCAGCCGGCACAAAATGATGGTAAAAGTTAATTATACTAACAAACTCTTGCAGACCCTTGATGATAGAGGGTCTtggaaatttgcagatggcctcgACCTTAGAAGGTAGTGGAACACTCCATGCTGATTGATGCAGTGACCGAGGAAATTGATAGATGCGAGGCCAAACTGGCTTTTGGCCAGGTTAATCGCTATCCCGCTGACATAGTTGATGGAGATGGGGCCGGTGCTGCTGCCGTGAGTGGCTGGTGataaggatgtcgtccaaataaacaaATACGAAATCCATGCCCTGGGTCACTCTGTCCATTACGCGTTGAAATGTCTGGGCTCTGCTTGTTAAACCAAAGGGCATACAGAAGAATTCAAATAACTCAAAAGTCTGAGGAATGTCATCTGGGTGAACTGAGATCTGATGGTACCCATGCACCAGGTCGATTTTGGAGAAAATCTTAGCACTGTGAAGGATCGCAGAGAAATCTTGTTTATGGAGATCCGGGTAGCAATCTGCCGTAGTGATGTTGTTCAGACACCGAtagtccccacaaggtctccaccctCCAGAAGCCTTAGGTACCATATGCAATGGTGATGCCCAAGGGCTGTCGGAGCAGCGAacaatccccatttcctccatgcATCAGAATTTGTCTTGAGCCAACTATAGTTTATCCAGAGGGCAGCCTGCGTACTCGTGCATGCAGGGGACATCCATGAGTCAGGATGTGGTGCTGCACTCCATGCTTTGGTTGGGCTGTTGTGAACTGTGGAGTAATAATGCTGGGGAATTCCACGAGGATTCTGGTGTATTCATTGTCTGAGAGCATCACAGAGTCAAGATGAGGTGCGGGCAACGCCGCGGGGTGCAGGGCGAGGAACAGAAAAGTCTTTGAATTATCTAGGCAACGACTTTTGAGATCTAGAAGGCAGAGTGGTTGCAAAAAATCAGCTCCCAGGAGTAGCTGTGATACATCAGCAATGGTGAAGGTCCAGCTGAACTGCAACATAGCAGTGATCTGGCGCAGCCTTAGTCTGCTTGAACCAGATCTGCAGCTGTCAGgtccaaaatactggaagttTGAGCATAATAGCATTCTGTGCATCCATAGTGAGGTCCAAAATATTGAGGTCACCAATGTGGTGAATCACCACTGTAGTGAGTGGTGAAGCAACAAAGAACACCAGGGACACTATAAGTTGATGAGCTGACAGTTTAATGGCATTCTTACATTCGTTTAAAATATCCCAGATTCACGCAATCCCTGTGTCACGTGACTCCTGGAAATGATGCGGCTTCCAGAAGCCTTTGCGTCATTAGTTCCCAGGAAACTCCCAGGCTCCTGGTTTTCTTTATTCCCCCTCAAAAGCATTCTCACTTTATCTACTTTAAGTGGTCTCAAAATTTTATTCTATGATAGCCTTTTGCACTTTGATATGTTGCAGAAACCGATTGCTTTGAAGACTTATTCAAAATATGTTTTGCATATTGCCTTGAAAGAAACTACCATTGAAATCACATCGACATTCCAATCTGTCCCATTCCTTTGCCCACCCATCCTCACGGTTTGGTAAAAGTTTCTATTGCAAATCTCAAGTCTTTAATCCTGGAGCTGGAAGTCGTTGATACTGATCAGTAAACAGAAGTACGTAAACTCATTTCTGGGTGAATGAGTACTTGTTAAATAATCTTGTTTCAATCCTGAGATCCAGTTTTCTTGGCTTGCCTGAAATAAATGCCAATAATTCCGTATCTCCTCCAAATTACCATTCTATACTCCCAGACTTATagaaatattaactttgtttctcacTGTAGTTGCTGCCAAACCTGTTGAATCTTCCCATTATTTCTTGTCAGCAAGCAAATAGGCATTAAAGGAGTACTCAGTCTTGTAGATGTTTCCATTATATTTTAATCAGTATATTTCAGGTGTTTGTTTCACTTTCCCCAAAACCATTAATGATTACTAAGACAATATTGATTTTTGTTGTATActtgattcatataaatgttgtaaattacagaaagaaagaaaaaatgacCCGTTGGGCTCGTGCTAataacatccatggaaagaaactcTCAGAAGCAACACCATGGAGTCAGATGAAGCAGTATGGTGGCCCAAGTATGGCACAACGAAACAACAAAAGGGTTAAAAGCAAGTTATccaagcatggaaacaggccacaaAAATGTAAAATGAAGGAAAGTGACTGGTACAACaagaaaaaagaatatcagaatGAGGATGTTAATGGATTTATGGACTACTTGGAAAAAAAGGGTCAAATTCTCCACAATGGAAAATTGTTGTCAGTGGATAATGAAAAGATAAGTAGTGATACAGATCACGTGAGAAAGGACCAGAGAAGGGAGACTAGAAGATTGAAAAGGCaaacacagaaaaaaaatgcCATGGTAATGTTTTAAGTGTTAACATAAAATAAGGTTAAAGACTGCAGTAAGAATATTGTCCGAATTGTCATTCACTCCTGTACAACAATGAGCGAAATGATGTGTGAATGTGCAAATCTGGCTAAATTTTCTTCCAACTTAAGAATTAAGATGGAAAATTAACATTTCATAAATATGATTCAATTGACTTTTTATTCTGATCTTTATTGGTATGTCCCATTGCAAACAAGACCTCTGTGTGCACACACAAAAGCACTCAGAATGTAAATACAGCATTCACAGAATAGTTATTCCCACATCAGATTAAAAATTGAAGTGTTTCTGTTCATCCAAGGAAGTGCGGAGCTTCCTGGAGGGTAGACATGAGATGCCTTCTTGAACCATGGCATTGCATGTGGTGAAAGCACTGCCACTAGGTTGTTAGGTTGAAAGGTGTGAAACTTATTGAAGGAATATATTTCCAAGGCAAAATACTATCGACTTTTCCTCAAAGTTTCCATAGAGTTGGATTAAAGGGGAAATTGAGGTGATTGTCCTTTACATTCAGGCAACACTTCAAGTGTGAAAGTAAGGACTGATGTCCATGCACATCAAATGAATAACCTCCAATAGTTTCCCTTGCACAAAATTAGTAGAGgaatgggattgttgtctgagccAGCATAGACTTGACTGACCCTGCATTGCCATCCTGTGATTGGAGAAGAAAGGTAACCAGTATAAATAGGAGAGTGAAAGGGGTGAGACTAGAGCAAGTAGATGATAAGCCTGCCTTCTCCTCTGCTTCCAACAATTACCAAGctgtctgtttccccaccccactccccgaCTAACTTtatctgcccatcatccttcacctTTCTTCACATCACTAATTTCATTGACCCTCTCATCCCTCTTGCTTGTATGAGTTATCTCCCTTCTCAAATCTCAGTCCCGATCCAAGGTCTTCACTCGAAATCTCagcatttcctctctctccataaATGTTACCTGACCCACTGTTTCTCCAGCTGTTTGTTCTTAGCTCCAAACATTAAATACATCCTTTGTGAATACTTCCTTTGGTCTGTAAGAGGACCTACTCCTTCCCTAGCTGCCCTCCTGCTCCTGATATGCTAATAGAATGTTGTGGGATTAATTTACATCGCAAGTATATTTTTTGGCCAAGTTTTGTTGTTAACAAGTTCTCTTTTATGCATTTTATATTCTTCAATTAACTCCCTCAATCCCCTTTACCAATGTCATGCATTTTCTTTCCTGATCAAGCCTTCAATATTGCAGCTCCACTATGCTTGAacccaaatatttaatcagaATGCACATTCAGCTTGACAAATATTTTTTGGAGCCTGTCAGGCTCTTGTCTGGTAGTCTGCTCTTTTGCTTAATTGCAGTTATTTCTAAAGTTGTCCATTAATATCTGTGTTTTTGTCCTGACTGACTAATTCAGTCAATCCAACAGTCAATCCAATAGTCTTTTTTTAACTATAGAAGGGGGAAAGAGTTTACTTTAGCAAcattttgaataattaggatACCAAAGTTAACTAAATCTTTGATTTGTAGTGGTGTACAAGTTATTGCTCTGTGAAATTTTGGGTGGGAGTTGAGGGCTGCTGCTTTGATTCAGAAAATATTCATCCCAGAAAGGCTTAATAATTATGCAAAACTCCatgaaattttgtttttaaaaaaaaaaatgatttttttcttcatttgcttGGTAAGATATGTTTCCACTGCAGAAAAGCTGGGCACGGAATGGAAGAATGCCCTGAGATGGACAAAGATGAAGAGATGGGAAGTGGTATCTGTTACCGGTGTGGATCCACAGAACATGAGATCCAGAAATGCAGAGCGAAGGTTGATCCTGCATTAGgtaaatcaaattttaaaatttttatacattTGCATTCAAATTTAAAAGAGTATTAAAAATTGCTTGTTGTGCAccaccagtttaaaagggtaattAATTCATAGCCTATCCCGAGAATTATTTCTTGATTTTTCATGGTTATGTATCCAAAGTTTTCCACTTGGATAGGAATAACAAATATTGTGTAGTCAGTTCTGTAACAAATAGCAGTGGTCCCAGAAGTAATCCTAATGCACACTACTAGGCATAGATTTCCAATCCCAATAGCGATTCACCACCATCACTCTCTGTCTTCCATTACCAAATCAATTTTGCATCCACTTTGCCTTCAATTCTGTGAGTTCTAATCTTTTGGACCAGTTTTCTATGTAggacaccttgtcaaaggcatgaCAGAAGTTCATGTAAACCATACTGCCCTCTTTGATATACTTGgttatctcttttttaaaaaatatcagctACATTACATGTCACACCAATAAATCCAAGCTGACTGCTCTAAATCAATTTCTGCCCTTTCAAGTATAGATTGATCCCACACTCAAAGTTAAACCAGGACCGGATGTACACAGTGAATAGTGAGGCCTTGTGGATTATTGTCGAACAGACATGTaaattgcaaaattcaattgatcTTATTTGCCTGCGTTATTTCTTTGCtctcctaatttcttttttaatcacCTTCCCTGCACACTCTCTACTTCTGAAGGTCTTCCCTTATTCTCAGTTCTACTATATacttcctttatttttctttatggaACCTTTGATAATATGTCTTGACATTCAAGGTTATGTTGACATGTTGTTCTTGCCCCAGAGTAGGAACATGTTGGCCTCAAACTTTCACTATTTCTCAAATGCATCCATATCCTGCAAGTAGCTATTTCAGATATCTTTCCCATTGAAATCTGCCTTTCCCTGGAGTGTGgaaattaatttcattttataCTACCCATTGTTTTGCTAACCCAACAGCTGCAGGATTAGAGCTTCTGTCATTGCCTCAGATATCCACATAGAATGCTGTCAACAACCAGTTTTTTGATGAGGTGATCAAGAGGATTGACAAAGGTAGGGGAGTAGACATTGTTTGCGTAAAccttagtaaggcttttgataaagtccTACATGGAAGATGAGAACATGTTGGATCCAGGATGAGTTTTTAGACATTAGCACAGTGACAGGACCTTTTGGTTCATgagtccctgctgcccaattatcaTAAATATTCGTATATAATGCATTCCATGTATcatgcaaccccccccccatttttgaggggaaaagggggaaaaattttacccctgtgtataatacgaccccccctcccctcacccgcctgtcacgctggcgtctctcactaccccctcccctcacccgcctgagtcgtGCTGGCGTCTCTCACTACCCGCTACCCCCacccgcctgagtcacgctggcgtctctcactaccccctcccctcacccgcctgagttgcgctggcgtctctcactaccccctcacccacctgagtcgcgctggcgtctctccgGCCTGAGTCACGAGttgcagaaaaataaaataaaatttaactcCTGTGTATGATgcaaccgcaccccccccccccgccctagttttgaggggaaagggggggaaaatttttttgcattatactcgaatatttacggttcatccaattgacctacaacccctagtatgttttgaattgtgggaggaaacctacacagacagtgcaggattctaaATCTGgctctgattgctggcgctgtagcaacattgcactaaccactatgttaaggGTGCTGCCCAGTTAGCAAAATGAATGCAAAATCCCATCTTTCCGCTTCTTCATTTAGGTTATTTATAAACGCAAAGAGCAGGGGCCCCAGAATTGATttttgtggaactccactagttactgacctctAAGCAGGATCTACTCCATCCACGACtactctctctgctttctacaggtgtCAATTCTGAATCTACACGGTCCAAGTTCCATGGATcccttgcctcatgactttctgaacgagtctttcatgggggaccttgtcaattgccttactaaaatctatgtaCACCATATCTAGTGCTCTCTCTTCATCAGTTTCCTttgttaatttctcaaaaaactcatttaggctcGTGAGACACAACACCTTCGCCTCACAAAACCATGGCTGTACTTCTGCAAGTGCTCAGAGCCTgcacttaagaatcctctcctttAAATTGCCGAGTCTCACTGACCTGTAAGTcccatatttgccattctccaatcctctggcatctcccttgtAGCCAAGAAGGACacgaagatcattgccaatgcccctcctatctctttcctcccttctcaCAGCAATCTGGAGTAAATCTTGTCCAGCCCTGTATCATATTCTAATGATTTGCAGGAGAATGTGGGTGTTTTGATTCTTAAATTTCTAGAAAACAGGAAAATTAGTACTATGGTAGACAGTGAAGAATGTTAACTAAAGTTACAGAAAGATATAGATCAACCAGGAAGAGTGTACTAGGGAATGgcagaatttaactcagacaagtggaaagtgatggaatataggagttgggaggtgatgtcgagactgtataagacgttggtgcggcctaatttggagttctgtgtgcagttctggtcacctaattataggaaggatataaacagagtgga
The Narcine bancroftii isolate sNarBan1 chromosome 1, sNarBan1.hap1, whole genome shotgun sequence genome window above contains:
- the zcchc9 gene encoding zinc finger CCHC domain-containing protein 9 isoform X1, with protein sequence MTRWARANNIHGKKLSEATPWSQMKQYGGPSMAQRNNKRVKSKLSKHGNRPQKCKMKESDWYNKKKEYQNEDVNGFMDYLEKKGQILHNGKLLSVDNEKISSDTDHVRKDQRRETRRLKRQTQKKNAMICFHCRKAGHGMEECPEMDKDEEMGSGICYRCGSTEHEIQKCRAKVDPALGEFPFAKCFICGETGHLSRSCPDNPKGLYAKGQCCKLCGSVEHFQKDCPDHQNMSNCNFTVGRWIQGMSADYEETQVIADTRQTKHKAPKIVNF
- the zcchc9 gene encoding zinc finger CCHC domain-containing protein 9 isoform X2; its protein translation is MTRWARANNIHGKKLSEATPWSQMKQYGGPSMAQRNNKRVKSKLSKHGNRPQKCKMKESDWYNKKKEYQNEDVNGFMDYLEKKGQILHNGKLLSVDNEKISSDTDHVRKDQRRETRRLKRQTQKKNAMICFHCRKAGHGMEECPEMDKDEEMGSGICYRCGSTEHEIQKCRAKVDPALGEFPFAKCFICGETGHLSRSCPDNPKGLYAKVFRFMVRITQDITYNLEIPFSCGLSRITTNW